A segment of the Tenuifilum sp. 4138str genome:
GTTTACAAATTCAAACGATACGAGGACTCAAGTTTAGAGTATATAGGTATTAACAAGCACGCGGGTGAAGATGTTGGGCTTTACGACACTATTTTGAAAAGAAAAGAATACGAAGAGACCTTCGAAAACGAACCAAAGTAGGAATTTGTAAGCAAAAATGAGTGCAATTATTTTGACTTTTATGAACCCTCAAACACCTAATGAAATTACAAGGTAAATATTCACAATAAGCGAATTAAACTCTCCTTCAATAAAATCCCCCGGCCTGTTTAGGTACCGGGGGATTTGGTTAGGTTTGGTTAGGTGAGTGTATTACTGCAATGGTTTTACCACTTCGATGAGCTCGGGTAAGTCCATTCCAATTTTCTTGAGGTGCTCAATAGTGGGCACGCCATTCTTGTTCCAGCCACGGCGCTCGTAAACTGCATCGAGCAGTTTCTCGTAGCGATCCTCGCGGTACTTACGTAGGGCTGCCATCTTTTCCTCAAGGGTCATCCTGGTAGGATCAACTCCCACCTGCTCCTTGAGCTGCTTATCGTAGCGCTCCTCGCGGCTGAGGTACTCCTCCTTGGTAACAGGACCAGCAGCGCGGTAGGGTTGAGCATCGTACTTGCGGGTACCATAGCCCCGGCGAATGTTGAAGATGCGCTGGAAGTTGTAAACGCGCTCGCTCTGGCGGATAAGCTCATGCTTATCGATATTGCTGCCGGTTACGGCGTTGTATATGGTAACGTAGTTATCAACGTGCTCGGGAACCTTAGCTGGTTCATCGGTCTCGGCGTTGTTTTCGGGCTCAACATCGTTCCAGGGGAGCTTGCAAAGACCCTGAAGCCCAAACCATGTACGGAACATGGGGAAGTAGTGCAGCGCCTCGGCCTTGTCCTCAAAGGTTGGTATGTGGTTGTTAACCATATCCATGAAGATGAGCCAAGCCTCGTCGTGTTGTGGGCCCTTGTTGGTCATGGCGTAGCCACCCTGCTGTGCCAACGATTCCTTTGAAACGTACTGGCTGTACTCCAGGCCCTTGTTAACCATGGCAATGTCGTTCAGGAATTTCTCATCGGCACCGTACTCCTTAACAAAGTGCTCCTTAAGTTTTTTAACGCCCATTCCGGCAAGTTTACCAAAGCCTTCGCCTCGGGCAACCTGGTGCAGCAGCTCAAGAGCAGCATCCTTGTTGCCAAACCTTAGCTCCAGACCACCGGTACGCTCCTTATTGAGAATACCACGCTCATAGCACTCCATGATGAATGCCATGGTGGTGCCCCAGGTGATGGTGCAAATGCCGTAGGTATCGCAGTAAAAGTTGGCCTCAATAACGTACTCCGGATCAAAAATTCCGCAGTTGGAGCCTAATCCGGCAGCGGTTTCATACTCGGGACCATCAACAATCACTTTCTGTCCCTTGTAGGGGCCGGTTTTAATCTCGAACTTATCCACACCCTTGGCGCAGCTCATGTTGCAACCAATCCAGCAACCATCGGGAACACCCTGGGTGAAGTAGCTCTTCCATACATCGGAGTGAATCTTGTGAGCATCCTTATGCGAGCCGTACTGGAAGTTATGGGTTGGTAGCAGGTCGTAATCGTTCATGATTTCAACTAGGTGGGCGGTACCCTTGCTGCGCATCTGGCACTGCTTATCGTCGAGTTCGCGGATTTCGCGGTTAAAGCGGCGGCCACGCTCAGCAATGGCTTCAAGGTCAGCCACGTTGTTAAGGTTACCCTTAACGCCAGGAATCTTGCAAACTATGGCTTTAATCTTCTTATCGCGGAAAACGGTACCAATACCACCACGACCGGATTGTTTTAGGCGGATGCACTTACGTTTGGGATCGTAGAAGGTGAAGTTTAGCATGCCAATAAGGCTATGGTCGGCAGCGGCGCCAGTTGAAACTATACCGATATTCTTTTTATCGGCTTCGTCCTTGGCAAACATCTCGCTAAGCACCTCGCCAAGAATATGGCTATCGAGCGGCTCGGCGGGAGCCTCAAAAATCTCAACCTTGTGCTCAACGCCGTCGATGTAAATGATAACATCGTTTTTAGCCTTACCCTGAATCTCAAGGGCATCAAAACCTGAGAACTTGAGGAAAGGGCCAAAGAAACCACCCACGTTTGAGTCGATAACAATATCGGTTTGGGGCGAGATGGTACAAACTAACGATTTACCGGTACCGGAGTACTGGGTGATACCGCCAATGGGACCCGATGAGATAACAATCTCGTTCTCGGGGTCGTTCCATTTGGTATCGGGTTTGGTTGCATCCCACAAAAGGCGCAGGTCGTAACCCTTACCGCCAATGAATTTCTCCTTCATGATTGGGGGTACGGGTTTTTCCTTAACCTCGTTGGTTCCAACGTTTATGTACAAGGTTTTATCGGTGTAGCCGCGGTAAAGCGGTTTCCACTCGTACTTCCACTGGGTCAGCATCTTGTGCTGCTTAGCCATTTCCTTAACGTCCATAGTGTTTATGTTTTGGTTTAATTTCTAGTTCTGTTATAGTATTCGCAGCTATAAAAGTACCCGTAAAGTTATCAATAAAAAATGACTTCTATCAATATGAAATCGTTTGCATATTGGAATATTGCTGCGAAAGTCCTGTGGAGGCTATCATTTTGATAGCGATTTTTCAAATTTTTATTCGAATTGTTATTCCTCTGAAATTCTATCACTTAAAAAATTATTCGAATTTTAACACAAATTAGTCGAATATTTTATTCGACGTTTTAGCCTTCGTTGTATTTTTGGAACGTTAAACTAAAATGTTCGAAAGTTTAAATGCTCTAAATATGAACCAGTTAGAAGATAGCCACAAGGGAATGCGCGAGAATATTGTTAGCGCGGCTACCGAAGTTTTCAGCCGGTATGGCTTTAAGAAAACATCGATGGAGGATATTGCCCGGGCACTACGAATGGGCAAAAGCTCCATTTACTACTACTTTAAGGGTAAGGAGGAGATTTTTCAGGCAGTGGTTGACCGGGAAGCCAACCTGCTTAGGGTTAAGGTTAAGGAGATACTTGAGAGTGGGCTGCCCGTTACCGAAAAGCTTCGCTCCTACGTTAAGATGCGCATGGATTTAATCAAGCATCTATCAAACTACATGGAAATCCTCAAGAACGACGATCTAATGAACCTGGAGCTAACCGAAAAGTTCAGGAAAAAGTACGACGACGAGGAAATAACCATTGTAAAACAGATGCTTGAGGAGGGTATAAATAGGAATGAGCTCAAGGTAAAGGATTTAAACCTATCGGCATTGGCCATAGTTACGGCTATGAAAGGCTTGGAGATTCCACTGGTTACTTCAACCATGGGTGTGGAGAGCCTTAATATGGTTATTGACGATATGCTCGATATTCTTTTCTACGGAATTGTAAAACGTTAACATACAACAGCTATGAAGATTTTAAGATTGGTTTCTTTTTTCGGGGCATGGCTAATTGGTATTGGCTATGTTTCGGGTCAGCAAGTTCTAACTCTGGAACAGTGCCGGCAAATGGCGCTGGAGCATAACCAGAAGGTTTTAATTGCCGATGAGCATGTTGAGGCGGCAGGTGCCTTGAAGCGTTCTGCACAAACACAATTCCTGCCAAGTATCAGTGCAAACGGGCTTTACACCCGAACCAACAAAAAGTTCAGCCTGCTCGATAAGGATTTGATGCTTCCGGTTATACCCTACACGGCCATTGACCCAGTAACCGGTGGGCTTAACAGCGCAATTCTTAGCCCAACCCTTCCCGATGGAACCCCAAACCCAAACTTTAACCCATTGGTTTTTGGCAGCACCTTTGCCATTGACCCCAGTACCGGACAACCCTATACCGATAGCGATGGGAACCCGCTCTTTCAGCGATATACCTGGCTCCCAAAGGATAAGGCTGAGTTTGGCAATAAGAATGTTTACGTGGCAGGGGTTAACCTCACCCAGCCCATCTTTACAGGTGGAAAAATCAGGGAAACCTACCGCATTGCAAAGTATGGCGAAAAGTTAGCCCGGGCACAAAGCGAAGCTGAACGTACCGAGGTACTATACAAAACAGAGGAATCGTACTGGCGTGTTGCAGCAGTGGCCGAAAAGGTTAAGCTGGTTCAGGCTTACATTGCCCTGCTCGATAAGCTCAATACCGACCTGGAAAACTACTATGCCGAGGGCATAATCATAAAGAATGACCTGCTTAAGGTAAAGGTAAAGAAAAACGAAGCCGAGCTAAACCTGCTGAAAGCGCAGAACGGACTTACCCTATCCAAAATGGCTCTTTGCCAGCAGGTAGGATTACCCCTTAATACCGATATAGTTATAGCTGACTCATTACCAGCTCTAATGGAGCCCATAGCCCAAATGAACTACACCGACTCGGCTTTGGCCCGCCGTCCTGAGATTGAGGCGCTTAACCAAACCATCAATATTGCCAAGTCCGGTGTTAACCTGATGAAATCGCGCTACATGCCAAACATTGGTTTAACTGCCAACTACATGTTCTTTAACCCCAACCCCTACAACGGGCTCACCGAGAACTTTGGTGGCGACTGGAGCGTAGGTGTTGCTATAAACGTTCCCATTTTCCACTGGAACGACCGTGGCCATACCCTTAAGGCAGCCCGAAGCGAACAGCGCGTAGCTGAACTTAAGATGGACGAAGCTAAGGAGCTAATCAGCCTTCAGGTGCAGCAGGCCATTTTTCAGCTCAACGAGTCAATCAAGAAGGTTGAGATGGCTCAGGTAAACCTAAAACAGGCCGAGGAAAACCTAAAGGTTACCCGCGATGCCTTTGAGAGTGGTCGTCAAAAAACTTCCGACGTGCTTGAGGCTCAAGCCATGTGGCAGAATGCTTTCAGCGACCTGATTGATGCTCGCATGGAATACAGGCTGAATGTGGTTAACCTGAAACGGGTTACGGGAAGTTTGAAATAGATAATAGTGTTCAGTGTACAGTTTACAGCTGTTACTTTAAACCTTGAACCTTGAACCTTAAACCTTAAACTTTGAACTAATTAAAACTACAAAATATTAAACCATGAAACGATTAATTTTACTATTTACAGCAGCTGCTGCGTTGGTTTTTGTATCGTGCAGTGGCAATAAGCAGGAACAAGCCCAAAGCGAAGTGAATGTTCCGCTTGTATCCACCATCAGGGTTGAGGAGCGCACTTTCAATCCGATTCTAACCTTTACAGGTACAGTATTTGCCAACAAGGAGGCAAACTTAGGCGCTACCCTACCCGGAAAGGTTGAAAAAATCTACTTTGAGGAGGGCCAGATGGTTAAAAAGGGCGATCTCATTGTGGAACTTTCCGATGAGATGCTTACCCAGGCAATGATTGAGCACGAAACCATCAAGAAGGATTTTGAGCGTGTATCGCGCTTACGCGAGAAGGGAAGCATAAGCGAGATGGAGTACGACCATGTTAAGGCTAAATACGATGCTTCAACCGCAAAGGTCGAAATGGTTAAAAAGAACACACAGGTTTACGCTCCCTTCAGCGGCATAATTGCCGAGCGAATGATGGAGGAAGGAGAAGTTTACTTCCTTAACCCCGGTCTGGAGCCCGGCTATTCCATGCGTTCGGGCATTGTTAGGCTGATGCAAATTGACCCTGCTACTGTAAAGTTCGATGTGAACGAAAAGGATTTAATCCATATCCGTAAAGGCCTACCGGTGGTGGTTAAGCTCGATGGTATGCCCGGAAAAACCTTTCAGGGGAAGGTTGATAGAATTAAGCCCATGCTCTCAACCACAACCCGTTCCACATCGGTTGAGGTTACCATTCCCAACTCAAACATGGAGGTTAAACCGGGGATGTTTGCCTTTGTTGATGTAATGCTACCCGAGGTGAAATCGGCAGTGGTGCCCCTGCGTAGCATATACCGTATGCCTGGCACATCGGACGATTTTGTATTTACTGTGGTTAACGATACCGTTCACCGTGTTAAGGTTGAGCGCCTGCAAACCATTGGTGAGCACGTTGCCGTTAGGGGTATCGATGCAGGTACCGAAATTATCCTCGAAGGCAAAAACCGCGTGAACGACGGTTTAAAGGTTAAGGTGAGCAACAGGTAAAAATCCTAAAAAAACGGAAGAAAATGAAACTACCACAAGTTGCCGTAAAAAGGCCTGTATTCACAGCCATGTTGTTTGTGGCAATCCTGCTCTTTGGCGTGGTATCGCTTACCAGGCTACCGCTCGACATTATGCCCGAAATGGAGTTACCCACTCTTACGGTAATTACCGTATATCCGGGCGCCAGCGCCGATGAGGTGGAAGAGCAGGTATCCAAAAAGTTGGAAAAAATCCTATCGGGAACGGAACACCTAAAGGAGATAACATCGCAAAGCAAGGAGAACGTATCGTTTGTTCAGCTTCAGTTTGAGTGGGGAACCGATATTACTTCGGCAGCCAATAATGCCCGCGACCTTATTGAGCTGGTAAAGAATAAGCTACCCCGTGATGCTCATAACCCAATTATTTTCAAGGTAAACAGCTCACTGATGCCTGTTCTGGTGTATGGCGTTACCGCCAATGAGAGCTATAACGGGCTTTACAAGATTGTTGACGATGAGGTGGCCAGCAAGCTACGCAAGGTGCCGGGAGTGGGCTCAGTAATTGTAATAGGCGCACCCGAACGGGAGATTAAGGTTGATATCGACCCCGTTAAGCTACACGCCTACAACCTGTCGCTCAACCAGGTGGCAACCGTGCTAAAGGCACAGAATATTTCTATCCCCGGTGGAAATATCAAGGTGGGCAACGATGACTACTCGGTTCGCATTCCCGGCGATATTGCCAGCGTTGATGAGCTTCGTGACTTGGCGCTCATCAGCTTCAACGGTAAGGTTATTCGCCTTAGCGATGTGGCCGAGGTGCGCGATGAGTATAAGGAGAAGGACGATGTGGGAAGAACCACAAACGGGAAAGGGGTCACCCTGATGGTGCAAAAGCAATCGGGCGAGAACACCCTTGAGGTGGTTAAGAAAATTCGCAAAAAGGTTGCTGAAATTAAACCCGCCCTGCCATCGGATGTTAGCATTACCGAGGTAATGAAGAGCGATGAGCTTATCACTGAATCCATCAACAACCTTTCCGAATCGCTCTGGTATGCTCTGTTCTTTGTGGTGCTTGTGGTTATGGCATTTCTGCGTAACTGGAAGCAAAGCTTTATCATTTTCATAACAATACCCTTCTCGCTGATTGTAGCATTCATTGTGATGTTTGCTTCAGGGTGGACAATCAACATCTTCAGCTTGATGTCGTTGGTGGTGGCATCGGGTATGGTAGTGGATAATGCCATTGTGGTGCTTGAGAATATCACCCAGCATATTGAGAAAGGGGCTAAGCCCAAGCAGGCAGCAATTTTCGGTAGTAGTGAGATGGGTATGGCAATTTCAGCATCAACCCTTACCACCATTGTGGTATTCCTGCCCATGATATTCATGGGTGGCATTGTGGGTATCATGTTCAAGCAGCTGGCCATACTAACTTCAGTAACCTTAATAGCTTCGTTATTCACAGCGCTTACCCTAACCCCAATGGCATCGTCGCAAATGCTTGAGGGCATGAAAAAAGGTGATAAACGCCGCCACGGAAAGCTATTCGAGTGGAGTGAACGTATGTTTCAGAAACTTGAAAATGGCTATAAGAAAGCATTGGCATGGGTTATTCACCACAAAACATTTACTGTTATAGTAACGGTTGCCCTGCTGGCATTCAGCCTTTGGGTTGGTAAGGGCTTGGGAACCGATTACATCCCTGAGTTCGATGCTGGCGATGTGGTTGCAGTAATTGAAACCGAGGTGGGAACATCAACCACCAAAACCGATAGCGTGGCTCAATTGGTTATGCAAATCTTCCAGGATGAGATTCCTGAGATGGTTCCCGGCTCATTGGCATCGGTTTCCGGACAAACCGAGGAGGGGCTCTTGTCGTCGGTAGGGTTTAGTGAGGGTAAAAATATTGCTACTGTGATGTGTCACCTTTCAAAACCCAACGAGCGAAAGCATTCAGCAAAACAGATTGCCGACAGAATTCGCCCACGCATTGCAGCCATACCCGAAGTGGAGAACTTTCGCTTGCTTGGGGGTAGTATCCTCTCAGCTGCTGTTACAGGAAATAAAAAACCTATTGAGATTGAGGTTTCAGGCAACAGCTTTGGTACTATAAACAGCACGGCCGAGGCCATTACTGCCCGCATGCGCCAATCCAAATACTTTAGCGATGTTATCAACAACGTTGATAAGGGTAAGCTTGAGGTACAAATCAGGGTTGATAAGCGCAAGGCTTCGGCCATGGGTCTGAACTCAGCCATGATTGGCCTACAGGTTCGCCAGAGTATATATGGTACTGAAGCTGGCGAGTTCAAGGAGGGGGGCGATGAGTACGATATAACCCTGCGCTACTCACCCGAGTACCGTAACGATATCAGCCAAATCCGCAACATACAGCTTAAAAACCTGCTGAACCAAACCATACCGCTATTGGCTGTGGCCGAGGTGGAAATGGGAACCAGCCCCCTGCAGATTAACCGTAAAGGGCAACAACGTGTGGTTAAGGTTATGGCTGAACTAAACGATGTGTCGCTGGGCGAAGCCCAAAAGGAGGCCAAGCGTATTATTGCCAATCTTGACATTCCCAGCGATGTTACCGTTGAGGTTGCCGGTCAAACCACTGAGCAAGGAGAGTCGTTTAGCGACCTATACCTAATCCTTGTACTTGGTATCTTACTGGTTTACATGGTTATGGCCGCTCAGTTTGAGAGTTTCCGCGACCCATTCATCATCATGTTTGCTGTGCCGGTAACCTTTATTGGAGTGGTTTGGGCATTCAAGATAACCGGCTTAACCCTAAGTATCACAACTTTTGTGGGTTTGATTATGCTTATGGGTATAGTGGTAAACAACGGTATAGTGCTTGTTGACTACACCAACCTGCTCCGTAAGCGCGGTTACAAGCTTTACGATGCCATTGCCGAAGCAGGCCGAAGCCGTTTACGTCCGGTGCTTATGACTACGCTTACAACGCTCTTGGGCATGGTACCCATGGCTACCAGCAGCGGTATGGGACGCGAGGCATACTCACCCCTGGGCATCACCATGATTGGTGGACTACTGGTTTCAACCCTTATCACCCTGCTGCTGGTTCCAACTATTTACGCTATTTTCCATGGTAAAGAGCGAAAAAAAGAAGCCGAGGGTAATAAATCCATTCTGTTTAACTAAAAAAGAAGCATAGCCATGAAGATGATATATTGCACCTGCAACGTTGCTGTTCTTGAGCCGCTGCTCAAGATGCTTGACGAGAACAACGTTCGCGACTTTCAGGTTGTGGAGCAGGTTACAGCCAAGAATAAGAAAGGCGACCACCGTTTCAACAACCCGGTATGGCCCGGTTACAACTCAACCGTATTCATCCAAATCACTGAGGACGAAAAAGCCAAAATGGTAATGGAAAAAATACGTGAGTTTAACCGCAATGCCTTTAACGATAACGAGCTGGTTACTGCCTGTATGTGGACTATTGAAGATTACTTTTTCGATTAACCCTCATGCAAATAATGAAAAAGGGGCTTTAATGCCCCTTTTTTTAATTTTAAGAGTCAATACAAACAAGTTATTGAATTTTTTTGTTACTATTGACTAATCTCCTCTAAAATTTATCCGCACCCCATTTTTATTAGCCTGGATGAATTTGTTAATCCAAGGCACTTCGGTTTAGTTGTTCACTTTTCGCTTTTATCTTTTCACTATTTCTCTAACTTCCTCTAACTCAATCATGTTCTGTCTATTCCGAATCATTCTGAATCATTCCGACTTTTATTTCCACGTTTAACTTTTAACGTTTAACGGTTCACGGTTCAACTTCCTCTAACTCCATCATTTCCCTTGTCATTCGGACTCCTACCAATCAACCCCACCAACGGTTACTGAAAGGATTGTTGTGTGGTCGTACTCCTGACCGGGCAGCAGCAGTGTTAAGGGGAACCTCCCCTCGTTGGGCGAGTTGGGGAAGTGTTGGGGTTCCATGCATACCGCCCAGTTACCTTTT
Coding sequences within it:
- a CDS encoding aldehyde ferredoxin oxidoreductase family protein, with amino-acid sequence MDVKEMAKQHKMLTQWKYEWKPLYRGYTDKTLYINVGTNEVKEKPVPPIMKEKFIGGKGYDLRLLWDATKPDTKWNDPENEIVISSGPIGGITQYSGTGKSLVCTISPQTDIVIDSNVGGFFGPFLKFSGFDALEIQGKAKNDVIIYIDGVEHKVEIFEAPAEPLDSHILGEVLSEMFAKDEADKKNIGIVSTGAAADHSLIGMLNFTFYDPKRKCIRLKQSGRGGIGTVFRDKKIKAIVCKIPGVKGNLNNVADLEAIAERGRRFNREIRELDDKQCQMRSKGTAHLVEIMNDYDLLPTHNFQYGSHKDAHKIHSDVWKSYFTQGVPDGCWIGCNMSCAKGVDKFEIKTGPYKGQKVIVDGPEYETAAGLGSNCGIFDPEYVIEANFYCDTYGICTITWGTTMAFIMECYERGILNKERTGGLELRFGNKDAALELLHQVARGEGFGKLAGMGVKKLKEHFVKEYGADEKFLNDIAMVNKGLEYSQYVSKESLAQQGGYAMTNKGPQHDEAWLIFMDMVNNHIPTFEDKAEALHYFPMFRTWFGLQGLCKLPWNDVEPENNAETDEPAKVPEHVDNYVTIYNAVTGSNIDKHELIRQSERVYNFQRIFNIRRGYGTRKYDAQPYRAAGPVTKEEYLSREERYDKQLKEQVGVDPTRMTLEEKMAALRKYREDRYEKLLDAVYERRGWNKNGVPTIEHLKKIGMDLPELIEVVKPLQ
- a CDS encoding TetR/AcrR family transcriptional regulator, producing the protein MNQLEDSHKGMRENIVSAATEVFSRYGFKKTSMEDIARALRMGKSSIYYYFKGKEEIFQAVVDREANLLRVKVKEILESGLPVTEKLRSYVKMRMDLIKHLSNYMEILKNDDLMNLELTEKFRKKYDDEEITIVKQMLEEGINRNELKVKDLNLSALAIVTAMKGLEIPLVTSTMGVESLNMVIDDMLDILFYGIVKR
- a CDS encoding TolC family protein, with protein sequence MKILRLVSFFGAWLIGIGYVSGQQVLTLEQCRQMALEHNQKVLIADEHVEAAGALKRSAQTQFLPSISANGLYTRTNKKFSLLDKDLMLPVIPYTAIDPVTGGLNSAILSPTLPDGTPNPNFNPLVFGSTFAIDPSTGQPYTDSDGNPLFQRYTWLPKDKAEFGNKNVYVAGVNLTQPIFTGGKIRETYRIAKYGEKLARAQSEAERTEVLYKTEESYWRVAAVAEKVKLVQAYIALLDKLNTDLENYYAEGIIIKNDLLKVKVKKNEAELNLLKAQNGLTLSKMALCQQVGLPLNTDIVIADSLPALMEPIAQMNYTDSALARRPEIEALNQTINIAKSGVNLMKSRYMPNIGLTANYMFFNPNPYNGLTENFGGDWSVGVAINVPIFHWNDRGHTLKAARSEQRVAELKMDEAKELISLQVQQAIFQLNESIKKVEMAQVNLKQAEENLKVTRDAFESGRQKTSDVLEAQAMWQNAFSDLIDARMEYRLNVVNLKRVTGSLK
- a CDS encoding efflux RND transporter periplasmic adaptor subunit; this encodes MKRLILLFTAAAALVFVSCSGNKQEQAQSEVNVPLVSTIRVEERTFNPILTFTGTVFANKEANLGATLPGKVEKIYFEEGQMVKKGDLIVELSDEMLTQAMIEHETIKKDFERVSRLREKGSISEMEYDHVKAKYDASTAKVEMVKKNTQVYAPFSGIIAERMMEEGEVYFLNPGLEPGYSMRSGIVRLMQIDPATVKFDVNEKDLIHIRKGLPVVVKLDGMPGKTFQGKVDRIKPMLSTTTRSTSVEVTIPNSNMEVKPGMFAFVDVMLPEVKSAVVPLRSIYRMPGTSDDFVFTVVNDTVHRVKVERLQTIGEHVAVRGIDAGTEIILEGKNRVNDGLKVKVSNR
- a CDS encoding efflux RND transporter permease subunit; the encoded protein is MKLPQVAVKRPVFTAMLFVAILLFGVVSLTRLPLDIMPEMELPTLTVITVYPGASADEVEEQVSKKLEKILSGTEHLKEITSQSKENVSFVQLQFEWGTDITSAANNARDLIELVKNKLPRDAHNPIIFKVNSSLMPVLVYGVTANESYNGLYKIVDDEVASKLRKVPGVGSVIVIGAPEREIKVDIDPVKLHAYNLSLNQVATVLKAQNISIPGGNIKVGNDDYSVRIPGDIASVDELRDLALISFNGKVIRLSDVAEVRDEYKEKDDVGRTTNGKGVTLMVQKQSGENTLEVVKKIRKKVAEIKPALPSDVSITEVMKSDELITESINNLSESLWYALFFVVLVVMAFLRNWKQSFIIFITIPFSLIVAFIVMFASGWTINIFSLMSLVVASGMVVDNAIVVLENITQHIEKGAKPKQAAIFGSSEMGMAISASTLTTIVVFLPMIFMGGIVGIMFKQLAILTSVTLIASLFTALTLTPMASSQMLEGMKKGDKRRHGKLFEWSERMFQKLENGYKKALAWVIHHKTFTVIVTVALLAFSLWVGKGLGTDYIPEFDAGDVVAVIETEVGTSTTKTDSVAQLVMQIFQDEIPEMVPGSLASVSGQTEEGLLSSVGFSEGKNIATVMCHLSKPNERKHSAKQIADRIRPRIAAIPEVENFRLLGGSILSAAVTGNKKPIEIEVSGNSFGTINSTAEAITARMRQSKYFSDVINNVDKGKLEVQIRVDKRKASAMGLNSAMIGLQVRQSIYGTEAGEFKEGGDEYDITLRYSPEYRNDISQIRNIQLKNLLNQTIPLLAVAEVEMGTSPLQINRKGQQRVVKVMAELNDVSLGEAQKEAKRIIANLDIPSDVTVEVAGQTTEQGESFSDLYLILVLGILLVYMVMAAQFESFRDPFIIMFAVPVTFIGVVWAFKITGLTLSITTFVGLIMLMGIVVNNGIVLVDYTNLLRKRGYKLYDAIAEAGRSRLRPVLMTTLTTLLGMVPMATSSGMGREAYSPLGITMIGGLLVSTLITLLLVPTIYAIFHGKERKKEAEGNKSILFN
- a CDS encoding PG0541 family transporter-associated protein; translation: MKMIYCTCNVAVLEPLLKMLDENNVRDFQVVEQVTAKNKKGDHRFNNPVWPGYNSTVFIQITEDEKAKMVMEKIREFNRNAFNDNELVTACMWTIEDYFFD